Proteins encoded together in one Telopea speciosissima isolate NSW1024214 ecotype Mountain lineage chromosome 6, Tspe_v1, whole genome shotgun sequence window:
- the LOC122665101 gene encoding protein DMR6-LIKE OXYGENASE 1-like → MANTKLLLTDLLHSGIRHVPSNYVRPISDRPNLLDVQTSHHSIPFIDLQSLNGPNHSDVIKEIGQACQHYGFFQVKNHGIPERVNNNMLRVSNEFFQMPEGERLKIYSNDPSKTVRLSTSFNVETETIANWRDFLRLHCYPLDDYIHEWPSNPPSFREYVAEYCTNVRSLSLRLLEAISESLGFQSDYINEVLQKHAQHMAINYYPPCPQPELTYGLPIHSDPDVITILLQDNVPGLQVLNNGKWIAVNPIPNTFIINIGDQIEVLSNGRYKSVLHRAVLNCNEGRISVPTFYFPSPDAVIKPAQELVDKEHPALYRSFTYNEYYTKFWNRGLATENCLDMFRASST, encoded by the exons ATGGCTAACACAAAGTTATTATTGACTGATCTTTTGCACTCCGGCATCCGTCATGTCCCTTCAAATTATGTCCGACCAATCTCCGACCGGCCAAATCTTCTTGACGTTCAAACCTCTCACCACTCAATTCCTTTCATTGATCTCCAAAGCCTCAATGGTCCTAACCATTCTGATGTAATCAAAGAGATTGGCCAAGCATGTCAACATTATGGTTTCTTTCAG GTGAAGAACCATGGGATACCAGAAAGGGTGAACAATAACATGTTAAGGGTATCTAACGAGTTCTTCCAAATGCCTGAAGGAGAGAGATTGAAAATCTACTCCAATGATCCTTCCAAGACTGTGCGGCTCTCAACTAGCTTCAATGTGGAGACAGAAACGATTGCAAATTGGAGAGATTTTTTAAGACTCCATTGTTACCCTCTTGATGACTACATCCATGAATGGCCTTCTAATCCTCCCTCCTTCAG GGAATATGTGGCTGAGTACTGCACAAATGTGAGAAGCCTTTCACTAAGATTGCTCGAAGCAATTTCAGAGAGCTTAGGCTTCCAAAGTGATTACATAAATGAAGTATTACAGAAACATGCACAACATATGGCCATCAATTACTATCCCCCATGTCCACAACCGGAGCTTACTTACGGATTACCCATCCATTCCGACCCGGATGTAATCACAATTCTTCTGCAAGACAATGTCCCTGGTTTACAGGTCCTCAACAATGGCAAGTGGATTGCCGTCAACCCCATTCCTAATACCTTCATCATCAACATCGGTGATCAAATTGAG GTACTTAGTAATGGAAGGTACAAAAGTGTGCTCCACAGGGCTGTGTTAAACTGCAATGAAGGGAGAATCTCAGTCCCAACTTTTTATTTCCCATCACCTGATGCAGTGATCAAACCTGCACAAGAGCTGGTGGACAAAGAACACCCAGCCCTTTACAGAAGTTTCACTTATAACGAGTACTACACCAAATTCTGGAATCGAGGACTTGCAACTGAGAACTGCTTAGATATGTTCAGAGCTTCTTCAACGTAG
- the LOC122664046 gene encoding protein DMR6-LIKE OXYGENASE 2-like, protein MANTKLLLTDLLHSGIRHVPSNYVRPISDRPNLLDVQTSHHSIPFIDLQGLNGPNHSLIIKEIGQACQHYGFFQVKNHGIPERVNDNMLRVSNEFFQMPEGERLKIYSNDPSKAVRLSTSFNVKTETIANWRDFLRLHCYPLDDYIHEWPSNPPSFREYVAEYCTNVRGLSLKLLEAISESLGLQSDYINEVLQKHAQHMAINYYPPCPQPELTYGLPIHSDPNVITILLQDNVPGLQVLKNGKWIAVNPIANTFIINIGDQIEVLSNGRYKSVLHRAVLNCNEGRISVPTFYCPSPDAVIKPAQELVDEEHPALYRSFTYNEYYTKFWNRGLATENCLDMFRASST, encoded by the exons ATGGCTAACACAAAGTTATTATTGACTGATCTTTTGCACTCCGGCATCCGCCATGTCCCTTCGAATTATGTCCGACCAATCTCCGACCGGCCAAATCTTCTTGACGTTCAAACCTCTCACCACTCAATTCCTTTCATTGATCTCCAAGGCCTCAATGGTCCTAACCATTCTCTTATAATCAAAGAGATTGGCCAAGCATGTCAACATTATGGTTTCTTTCAG GTGAAGAACCATGGGATACCAGAGAGGGTGAACGATAACATGTTAAGGGTATCTAACGAGTTCTTCCAAATGCCTGAAGGAGAGAGATTGAAAATCTACTCCAACGATCCATCCAAGGCCGTACGCCTCTCAACTAGCTTCAATGTGAAGACAGAAACGATTGCAAATTGGAGAGATTTTTTGAGACTCCATTGTTACCCTCTTGATGACTATATTCATGAATGGCCTTCTAATCCTCCCTCTTTCAG GGAATATGTGGCTGAGTACTGCACAAATGTGAGAGGCCTTTCACTAAAATTGCTTGAAGCAATTTCAGAGAGCTTAGGCTTACAAAGTGATTACATAAATGAAGTATTACAGAAACATGCACAACATATGGCCATCAATTACTATCCCCCATGTCCACAACCGGAGCTTACTTATGGATTACCCATCCATTCCGACCCGAATGTAATCACAATTCTTCTGCAAGACAATGTCCCTGGTTTACAGGTCCTCAAGAATGGCAAATGGATTGCCGTCAACCCCATTGCTAATACCTTCATCATCAACATCGGTGATCAAATTGAG GTACTTAGTAATGGAAGGTACAAAAGTGTGCTCCACAGGGCTGTGCTAAACTGCAATGAAGGGAGAATCTCAGTCCCAACTTTTTATTGCCCATCACCTGATGCAGTGATCAAACCTGCACAAGAGCTGGTGGACGAAGAACACCCTGCCCTCTACAGAAGCTTCACTTATAACGAGTACTACACCAAATTCTG